A section of the Malus sylvestris chromosome 17, drMalSylv7.2, whole genome shotgun sequence genome encodes:
- the LOC126611362 gene encoding mannosyl-oligosaccharide 1,2-alpha-mannosidase MNS1-like → MARVRSSSSSSRLRYCNPAYYLKRPKRLALLLIAFVSVTLVVWDRQTLLREHEEEVAKLSEQLSHLKSLVEDSQNVQGDATKKVMLKGRGGEKEVVLDPIDIQRREKVKEAMIHAWSSYEKYAWGQDELQPQSKNGVNSFGGLGATLVDSLDTLYIMGLHEQFQKAREWIATSLDFDKDYEASVFETTIRVVGGLLSAYDLSEDKLFLDKAREIADRLLPAWDTPSGIPYNIINLAHGRPHNPSWTGGDSILADSGTEQVEFIALSQRTGDPKYQQKAEKVIVELNKTFPDDGLLPIYINPERGTSGRSIITFGAMGDSFYEYLLKVWIQGNKTSAVKPYRDMWEKSMTGLLSLIRRTTPSSFAYMCEKNGNSLTNKMDELACFAPGMLALGSSGYGPDDSKKFLTLAEELAWTCYNFYQSTPTKLAGENYFFYAGQDLSVGTSWNILRPETVESLFYLWRLTGNKTYQEWGWNIFQAFEKNSRIESGYVGLKDVNTGEKDNMMQSFFLAETLKYLYLLFSPSSVISLDEWVFNTEAHPIKIVARHDAVTSGIANGNDRPKIRLRGRKAGRTRE, encoded by the exons ATGGCCAGGGTCAGATCGTCGTCATCGTCGAGTAGATTGAGGTACTGCAACCCGGCGTATTACTTGAAGCGGCCGAAACGCTTGGCTTTACTCCTCATCGCATTCGTTTCCGTCACTCTTGTTGTCTGGGACCGTCAGACTCTCCTCAGAGAACACGAG GAAGAAGTTGCCAAGTTAAGTGAACAATTGAGCCATTTGAAAAGTTTG GTGGAAGACTCACAAAATGTGCAAGGTGATGCCACTAAAAAGGTTATGTTGAAGGGCAGGGGTGGTGAGAAAGAGGTTGTCCTGGACCCAATTGACAttcaaagaagagaaaaggtcaaagaagcTATGATTCACGCATGGAGTTCATATGAGAAGTATGCATGGGGCCAAGATGAACTTCAG CCACAATCAAAGAATGGTGTTAATAGCTTTGGTGGTCTTGGAGCAACACTAGTAGACTCTCTTGATACACTGTATATAATGGGTCTTCATGAGCAGTTCCAAAAAGCTAGAGA GTGGATTGCAACCTCATTGGATTTTGACAAGGATTATGAGGCTAGTGTTTTTGAGACAACCATAAG AGTTGTAGGTGGACTTCTCAGTGCATATGATCTCTCAGAAGATAAACTTTTCCTTGATAAGGCTAGAGAGATTGCAGACAGATTGCTGCCTGCATGGGATACACCTAGTGGGATACCTTACAACATTatcaacttggcacatggaaggcCGCACAATCCTTCATGGACTGGG GGTGACAGTATTTTGGCAGATTCTGGCACAGAGCAGGTGGAGTTTATTGCTCTTTCTCAGAGAACAGGAGACCCGAAATACCAGCAGAAG GCTGAGAAAGTTATAGTGGAGCTTAACAAAACTTTCCCTGATGACGGCTTGCTTCCTATTTATATTAATCCTGAAAGAGGAACTTCAGGACGCTCCATTATAACCTTCGGTGCCATGGGTGACAG CTTCTATGAATATTTACTCAAAGTCTGGATACAGGGGAATAAAACTTCAGCTGTAAAGCCGTACAG AGATATGTGGGAGAAATCAATGACAGGTCTGTTGAGCTTGATCCGGAGAACAACACCATCATCTTTTGCATATATGTGTGAGAAGAATGGAAACTCTCTCACAAACAAG ATGGACGAACTAGCGTGCTTTGCTCCAGGAATGCTGGCTTTAGGGTCATCTGGTTATGGTCCCGATGACTCTAAGAAATTCTTAACACTTGCAGAAGAG CTTGCTTGGACATGCTATAACTTCTACCAGTCAACACCAACAAAATTAGCTGGAGAGAACTATTTCTTTTATGCTGGGCAG GACTTGAGCGTGGGTACGTCGTGGAATATACTGAGACCAGAGACAGTTGAATCACTCTTTTACCTCTGGCGTTTGACTGGCAACAAGACATACCAAGAGTGGGGCTGGAATATATTTCAAGCATTTGAAAAGAACTCCCGCATAGAGTCAGGATATGTTGGACTGAAAGAT GTTAACACTGGCGAGAAAGACAATATGATGCAAAGCTTCTTTCTTGCGGAGACTCTCAAATACCTCTATCTTCTTTTTTCACCCTCCTCAGTCATCTCGCTAGATGAATGGGTTTTCAACACAGAAGCTCACCCAATAAAAATTGTGGCCAGGCATGACGCTGTCACTTCTGGAATAGCAAATGGGAACGACAGACCAAAGATTAGATTGCGCGGCAGGAAGGCAGGCCGAACACGAGAGTAA